A part of Arachis hypogaea cultivar Tifrunner chromosome 12, arahy.Tifrunner.gnm2.J5K5, whole genome shotgun sequence genomic DNA contains:
- the LOC112728341 gene encoding uncharacterized protein: MEGENRRYRQVPEEQGYSQEFSSAAADSIHSVLCWRCQPSYPHFLFSCLYDHIFAENFKIMSRGRGKGKKLNVNHEDAGSGEDEKLPTQKRRRRPQKPLKDEFDDEEVEKVECLRVYVF; encoded by the exons ATGGAAGGAGAGAACCGCAGGTACCGTCAAGTTCCCGAAGAACAAGGTTACTCGCAAG AGTTTTCTTCTGCTGCAGCAGATTCCATTCATTCAGTCTTATGCTGGAGATGTCAACCAAGTTACCCACATTTTTT ATTTTCATGTTTGTATGATCATATATTTGCCGAGAATTTTAAGATTATGAGTAGAGGTAGAGGAAAGGGTAAAAAGCTAAATGTTAATCATGAAGATGCTGGAAGTGGTGAGGATGAAAAGCTTCCCAcacaaaagagaagaagaaggccACAAAAACCTCTTAAAGATGAATTTGATGACGAAGAAGTTGAAAAAGTAGAGTGCTTACGTGTTTACGTGTTTTGA
- the LOC112728343 gene encoding geraniol 8-hydroxylase codes for MDYVSMLLLLSFVLVTIHVLISNLAQKKSLKLPPGPNPFPIIGNILDFGNQPHQALAKLSQTYGPIMTMKLGNITTIVISSPQLAKEVLHKRDQIFSNRTIPDSATAHDHHKFSIVWLPPTTQWRSLRKFCATKVFSTQNLDSAEVLALRRKKVRELLDFVKEKSEKGETLDIGDVCFTTVLNSISNTFFSMDLAHYTSQKSQEFKDVIWGVMEEVGRPNVVDFFPMFRLLDPQGARTRQKVYFGKLLNFFDGLVEERLQSRSLRMESKDCKDVLDSVVDLILEGNSEVTRSHVLHLFLDLFVAGIDTTSSTIEWAMTELVHNSKKLVKVREELEQVLGKGEQQLEESHISKLPFLRAIVKETLRLHPPAPFLVPHRPEDDVELCGYMVPKNAQILTNVWAMGRDSSVWTNPNEFMPERFLESEIDFKGQNFELIPFGAGRRICPGLPLGFRSIHFVLASLLFEYDWKLPNNVKPEEMDMSEKYGLTLHKAQPLQVIPVSMHNNIK; via the exons ATGGACTATGTTTCAatgcttcttctattgtcttttgTGTTGGTAACTATTCATGTCCTAATCTCAAACTTAGCCCAAAAAAAATCACTCAAACTTCCACCAGGGCCTAACCCTTTTCCAATCATAGGAAACATCTTAGATTTTGGTAATCAACCTCACCAAGCACTTGCTAAGCTTTCTCAAACCTATGGACCCATAATGACTATGAAGCTTGGTAACATAACCACCATAGTTATTTCATCTCCACAATTAGCCAAAGAAGTGCTCCATAAACGTGACCAAATCTTCTCCAATAGGACTATCCCAGATTCTGCTACAGCACATGACCACCACAAATTTTCAATTGTATGGTTGCCACCAACAACTCAATGGAGGAGTCTTAGGAAATTTTGCGCAACCAAAGTGTTCTCAACACAAAATCTAGACTCCGCAGAGGTTCTTGCTCTTCGTCGAAAGAAGGTTCGTGAATTACTGGATTTTGTGAAGGAAAAAAGTGAAAAGGGCGAAACTTTAGATATTGGTGATGTTTGTTTTACGACCGTGCTTAATTCGATATCAAACACTTTTTTCTCTATGGATTTGGCTCATTACACTTCTCAAAAGTCACAAGAGTTCAAGGATGTTATTTGGGGTGTCATGGAAGAAGTTGGAAGACCTAATGTTGTTGACTTCTTTCCAATGTTTCGGTTGCTTGATCCGCAAGGTGCGCGCACAAGACAGAAAGTTTACTTTGGGAAGCTACTTAATTTTTTTGATGGTCTTGTAGAAGAAAGATTGCAATCAAGAAGTTTGAGAATGGAGTCTAAGGATTGCAAAGACGTGTTAGATTCTGTGGTAGATCTCATTTTGGAAGGCAATTCAGAAGTTACCAGATCTCATGTGCTACATTTATTTCtg gatttatttGTGGCTGGAATAGACACAACATCAAGCACAATAGAGTGGGCAATGACCGAACTAGTCCATAACTCTAAAAAACTAGTGAAAGTTAGAGAAGAACTTGAACAAGTCCTTGGCAAAGgtgaacaacaacttgaagaaTCACATATTTCAAAGCTTCCTTTCCTAAGAGCAATTGTTAAGGAAACTTTACGTTTGCATCCACCTGCCCCATTTTTAGTGCCTCATAGGCCAGAAGATGATGTTGAACTATGTGGCTACATGGTGCCTAAAAATGCACAAATCCTAACAAATGTATGGGCTATGGGGAGAGATTCAAGTGTTTGGACCAATCCTAATGAATTCATGCCTGAAAGATTCTTGGAAAGTGAAATTGACTTTAAGGGACAAAATTTTGAGCTAATTCCCTTTGGAGCTGGAAGAAGAATTTGTCCTGGATTACCATTAGGGTTTAGGAGTATACACTTTGTGTTAGCTTCTCTTTTATTTGAATATGATTGGAAGCTTCCAAATAATGTAAAGCCAGAAGAGATGGATATGTCTGAGAAATACGGATTAACCTTGCACAAGGCACAACCTCTTCAAGTTATTCCTGTTTCCATGCATAACAATATCAAGTGA